The uncultured Pseudodesulfovibrio sp. genome contains the following window.
TCGAGGCGGGCGAAATGAGCGATCTCCACGGCGGTGAAACACTTGAGGGCCGCATCCGGGTATCGCTCGCGCACTGCGGACAGGACATCCTCGAAATATGCCAGGCCGAGCTTGGGATGGCAGCCGCCCACGATATGGACTTCGCGCGGCGGCAGGGGGGCGGCCTCAAGCTTGGCAAGGACATCCTCGCGGGTAAGCACGAAGCCGCCTGACTGGCCTTCCTCGCGCTGGTACGCGCAGAACACGCAGCCGTTGACGCAGACGTTGGTGTAGTTGACGTGGCGGTTGATCACGTAGAACGCCTTGTCTCCGTGCAGACGGGTGCGGGCGCGGTGGGCCAGAGCGCCAACGGCCAGCGGTTCCGGACACTGGAACAGTCGCACGCCGTCTTCGAAGGAGAGCCGTTCACCGGCTTCGACCTTGTCCCGTATGTCGGACAGGTCCATATTTTGGAAATAATCGCTTTTGAACAGGTTCATGGGTTACTCCTGTGTAGGGATGTCGGCCAGGCCATGGCGCAGAAAGACGGCCAAGGCGCGGGCCTGGTCGGGCAGGGAGGTAGCGGGGGCAAGGCCGTTGTCCATCGAGGGCATGGCGTAGCCCTGGAGAAAACGGTCCATGACTGCATGCAGAGTGAACACGGCCATGTCCACGTCCAGATCCTTGGGCAATTGTCCGTCGCGGACGCCGCTTTCGATGAGCTGCCGGAGATACTTGGCGTGGGCTCCGCGGATTTCTCCGAGGAAACGCTCGCGCAGGGGGAAATTCTCGTTGAAGAGCATCTTCAGATAGATGCGGTAGAGGTTGGGATGTCCGTCCACGAACCGGGCCCCGGCCAGAAAGCTCTGTTCGATGCGCTCGAAGAAACCAAGATCAGGCGTGTCGCGGATAGCCTTGAGCGGCTTCTTGAAGTCGCTCACAGCCCGGCTGAAGAGGTGCTCGAACAGACCTTGCTTGTTGCCGAAATATTTGAAGAGAGAGCCTTTGGCGATGCCCAGCCGATCCACGATGCGGTTGACGGACGCCTGGTGGTAGCCGTGTTCGGCAAACTCCATGGTCGCCTCGTCCAGCACGCGTTGCCGCTTTTCGTCAGGTAGGTTCTCGAAGGTGTTTTTGGTCAATCGTGCAGCTCCCGCACTTGCGCTTTCCGGTCTGTTCCATTAGTGGTGACCAGGTGGTCACCATGAGTACAGGGGCACGGAGATTGTGTCAAGCATGGTGGTGAAGTTGAATTAAAACAAAAGGTTATTATGAATAATGAACTGACTCTCGGCTACTCGCCCTGTCCCAACGATACATTTATCTTCCATGCCCTGACCAAGGGGCTGGTCCCATGGTCGGGCGGCTTGAGCGTGACCCTGGCCGATGTGGAGGAACTGAACGGCCTGGCATCCCGTGGCGCGTTGGACGTGGTCAAGGTGTCCACGGCTGCGGCCGCAGGGATCCTGGACGAGTACGTGCTGCTTCGGGCGGGCGGAGCCATGGGCTATGGTGCGGGGCCGGTGCTGGTCGCCGGAGAAGGGCGCACGCTCGAATCCCTGGACGGCGGCAAAGTCGCCATTCCGGGCGAGCGGACCACGGCCAACCTGATTTTCGGACTGTGCTGCCGTGAGGCCGGGATAAATGTCACGCGGGTACCCATGGTCTTCGATGAGGTCATGCCTGCGGTGCAAGCCGGTCGCGTTGACGCGGGCGTTGTCATTCACGAGGGGCGGTTCACCTTTGCCGAGCGCGGCCTGAGCCGGGTTCTCGACCTGGGCGCATGGTGGGAGGCGCATACCGGCTTGCCCATTCCGCTGGGTGCCATCGCCATCAAACGGTCCTTGGGTATGGATGTGGCCCGGCGCATGAACGAGGCCATCCGTCAGAGCCTGCTGTTCGCGCGCAACGAGCCCGAAGCCGGGCGGGATTACATCCGCGAAAACGCCCAGGAGTTGAGCGAGGAGGTTATCCGGACGCACATCGAGACGTTTGTCACGGATTACAGCCTGGATGCAGGCGAGGCCGGAGTGCAGGCTGTCTCACGGCTGCTGGCCGAGGCGGGCTGCGATCGGAAGGATATCTTTATCACTCTCTAGGTGGCGGGAACGGGCTTCTTGGACCTGGTGTCCTGGCTGACATAGACGCCGGCGATGACCAGGGCCGAAGCCGCGTACTGCATCCAGTTGAGCCGTTCGCCCAAGAGGACAAGGCCCATGACCAGCGTGATGACCGGGATCAGGTTGATGAACGACGATGCCTGGCCCGCCGGAATCTTGGACATGCCGTAGTTGTACATGCCGTAGGCGCCGATGGTCACGAATACGCCCAGATAGAGCACGGAGGTCACCCCCACGGGGTCGAAGGCCGTGGGCAGGTGTGTGGACGGCAGGAAGAGCAGCGGGAAGTAGAACAGGGACCCCGTGAAAGCCTGGATCATGGTCAAGAACCACGGATTGTAGCGGTGGCTCAATTTCTTGAAGGCGATCATGTATCCGCAGGCGCAGATCATGGCCATGAATTCGAGGAAGTTCCCAAGCACCGGGTTGGACGCCGTCTCCGTGGCCTCGGCCACGCTGGACAGGACCACCGCGCCGAGAATGGCCAGACCGAATCCGGTCACCGTACGCCGCGTCAGGGGTTCGTTCAGGGTCAGGCGAGCGGCCACGGCCACCATGAGCGGCAGCAGGGCACAGATCATCCCGGCCTGGGATGCGTCGGTATAGGTCAGGGCCATGGCCTCGAAGACGAAATAGAAGCCCGGCTCGCAGATGCCCATGAAGGCGAGCAGTTTCCAGTCACCCGGTTGGTAGTCGATTCGTTTCAGGGTCCGGAAGACCAGCAGGAAACAGATGGAGGCCACAAACATGCGGCCGAAGATAACCACCATGGGATCGAACCGCTGAAAGGCGATCTTGAGCACGATGAATGAGCTGGCCCAAAGCAGGACCGCCACTCCGAGGGCCAGAAATGCCCTAGATTTCCCGTCAGCGATGACCATGTTTACACTCCAGTGGATTTGATCGAACCGTCTACCATTGATCACCCGTGAAGGGAATGGGATTCCCCATCACATATTCGGATGGAGAGCATCGGGAACCCAGGGATCGTAAAACGAGAAAAGGGCCCCGCCAAAGCGGAGCCCTTTTCTCGGTGTTCTATGAAATTTCCCCTAGTGGGGGCAAACGGCGAGTACGTTGACCGGCTTGAAGCCGTTGTCCGGGTTCTCGGCGTAGCGGCAACCCAGGTGGGAATCGTCGCGCTTGTGCATGATGTCGGTTTCGGAACCGAGATAATGCGGACAACTGTTATTGTTGCAGATGAGGATGACTCCCCAACCGGTCTCGGGCGGCGCCAGCCATGCGTCAAGCCTTTTGCCGCAATGCGGACAGTCCCTGTCGGGCAACTCCGTGACGATGCCGGCGTATTCGTGAGTAACCATCTCTATCATCTCCTTATATGGTCGGATCAAACCGTCATTGATTCAATGAAGACAAGATAATCCCCCAACCCCGTCCGTCAAGGTCAAGGGGTGTTTTTTTTGTCTGCGGGCCTTTTGCCGTTGGCGATTTGTGGCTTGAAACGACAGCCATCGGCCTGTGGAAGAGGAGAGTGAGCCTACTCCTCTCCCTCTATCTCACGGAGGAGACGGAAAAGGGCGCGGGTGTCTTTGGGAGGCTTGCTGTTGGCCTTTTCACGTCGTGCGCCGAGGGTCAGCTGGCGCAGTCGCTGTCCTTCCTCGGGATGGCTGTCGAAGAGGCTTTGCAGCAGGTCGTCGTCGCCGTCCAAGAGACGGTCGCGCAGGTCTTCGATGCGGCGGAAGGCCTTGGTCTTGACCTCGTGTCCGAGGTGGGCGGCATCGACCAGTTCGTTGACGTGGGTGGTGTCAAAGGTGCGCATGAGTTTGCCCACGTACTGCATGTGGCGGCGTTTAGCCTCATGCTTGGTCATGGTCTTGATGAGCAGCAGGGCCTTTTCCACTTCGGGCGGCAGGCCTGCTTCCTTGACCACCTTGTCGCCCAGTGCGGCCAGGTCGGCCCCGAGCTGTTGCAGGGCGGTCATGTCGCGTTTGAGCTGCGAACGGCTCGGGCGGTCGTCGATCTCGTCGAAGTCGGAAGGGAGATAGGTCGGTTTCTTTTTTGCCATCAGTCTTTGAGCGGCGCGGCGGCCAGGTCGGTTTCAAGGTTGGCGTATATGTGTTCCACGCCCTGGGTCAAGCCTTTGATCAGGTTTTGGGGAGCGGCGTCGGCCAGAGGCACCCGCTCGGTGTAGGATCTGGAGAAGACGATGGCGTTGTCCGCGGTGGATTCGTCCACCACGAAAAACTGCATCTCCACCACGGCGGCGGGTTGTTCAGTGGAATAGTCTCCGTAAAGCGCGTTGACCGTACCCTCCAGGGTCAGCGTGGGAACGACCATGCTGCCCGGCTCGATGACGTGCGTGAACAGGCCGGACTCACTCAGCCAGCGGCGCAGTTCCGTGGTCAGCATGCTGCCGGGGGTGACAAAGTACATGTTGTAGAAGTCGGAGTCCACGTTGCCTTCCGCTCCCCGGTAAACCAGTTCGCGGGTGGAGTAGAGGTCCGAAACGGACAGTCTCCGAACCAGAAGAATGACATCTCGGGGAGCGTCGGCCTTTTGGGCGGTGCGTGCCGGGGATATCTGGTAATAGCGTTTTTCCAGGGGCTTGCCGCCCAGCTTGACGCAGGCCGAAGCTGCCAGGGCCGTGACCAGGAGGGCGAGGAGAAGGTGGTATCGTTTCATGGCGGTCACCGCTTAATTGCCTTCGGGATGGGGTTTGTTCGGCGGAGTGCCGAAGATCACGCCGGACGGGTATCGCTTGGCGTCTTCCGTGAGTTCCTTGACGTTCTGCATGACCTCTCGGGTGTCCTCGATGATGGATCGTACATTGGCCTCCTGCGAGGCGGCCACGCCGTTGAGACGGTTGACCAGGGCGTGAACCTTGCTGACCGCGTTGGCCAGGTCGGTCGAAGCCCGGGACATGTTCTCCAGGGTGGGCGCGATTTCGGCCATGGCCTTGTCCATGCGCGGGTCGGTCAGGGTCTTGCTCAGCACCTGGGAGGCCTGCTTGAAGCTGGCGATGGCCTCTCGTGTCTCGGCCGCTGCACGGATGATGTTGTCCGCGGACTCCTGGGTGATGCGATCGACGCCCGTCAGGATCGAGGCCGTTTTCGGGATGATCTGTTCGGCCGCAGGATCGGCGAGCAGTTTGTCGGTACGGGCCAGAATACCGCGTGTGGACTGGAGGATGTCGAGCATGCGGTTGCCCGCTTCTCTGCCGCCCTCGGTGTTCATGAAGTCATTGATGGTCCCGACGATGGACTTGACGTCCTTGATGATGGATTCGAGGTCTTCCTGCTTCAGGCTGCTCAGGGTCTTGCTGATGGTGGTCACTGCCTCCTCGACCCGGCTGAGGGTGGAGGGTACGGACGGGACATACGCGTGTTCAGGCGTCCAGTCGATGGGCAGAGGCGGGTTGCTCTCAGGGTCCTGGTAGATCGTGTTCAGAAACAGTTGGCCGGTCAGTCCCAGGGAAGTGGGGCGGATGCGCATGCCTCGTTTGGCGTCGCGGGCCACGTAGCTGATGAAGTCGTCTTCGGTCAGGTTCTCGAACAGGTCCGGGTTGATCTCGCATCGGACATAGACGTAGCGGGCTTCGTCGTCATTGGCCTCGGGATAGATGTTGGATACGAAATTGATCTCCGCCACCCGGCCTACCTGGACGCCGCGCAGCTTTACCGGAGAACCCACGGACAGCCCGTTGACCGACTCGTCGAAGTAGGTCTCCAGGGGGTAGGTCGTCTGGAAGAAGCGCCCGGCCCCGAGAATAACGACTACGGCCAGGAGCATGCCGGTGCCCAGAATGATATACAGGCCCAGCTTGAAATAGTCTTTTTTGCGTACCATTACCTATCCTTGATCTGCAGGTTGCCGGTCCGGCTCGTGGCCGTGCGTATCCGGCTGCCGGAGAAAGAATCGCCGGACGGCCGGGTTTTCCGAGGTGTCCCGCAGTACGCGCGGGTCGCCCTCGGCCACGATGGATTTGACTTCCTTGTCGAGCATGATAACCCGATCCGCTATTTTGTAAATGCTTTCCAATTCGTGGGTGACGATGACAAAGGTGATGCCCAGATTCTTGGACAGATCGAGGATCAGCTCGTCCAGGACCGCGCTTGAAATGGGGTCCAGCCCCGCACCCGGTTCGTCCAGAAAGAGGATACCGGGATCGAGCGCCATGGCCCGGGCTATGGCCGCCCGCTTCTTCATGCCGCCGGACAGGGCCGCCGGCATCTTGAAGGCCGCATTCTCCATGTCGACCATGGCCAGCTTGGACTTGGCGACGAGTTCCACCGCCTCGGGCGGCAGATCGGTGAACTCCTCTAGCGGAAGCATGACGTTCTGCACCACGGACATGGACCCGAAAAGCGCTCCCATCTGGTACATCACCCCGAATTTGCGGATGATCTCCTCACGTGTCCTGCCCGAGGCCGAGGTCAGTTCCTGGTCGCCGTACCAGACCTGTCCGGCAATGGGTTCGACCAGGCCGATCATGTTCTTGAGCAGGGTCGATTTGCCGCACCCCGAGCCGCCGAGGATGATGAAGACCTCGCCTCGATTGATGTCGAAGGTGACGTCGTCCACGATGACGGTGTCGCCGTAGCCGCAGGTCAGGTTGCGCACGCTGATTACTGGTGTGTTTTCCATGCCCGCCGCCTAAAAATTCAGATAGTAGAACGCCACGGCGAAGATGCCGTCGGCGAACGCGATGAGGATGATTCCCGAGACCACGGCGCTGGTGGTGGAAAGACCGACCGCGCTGGCTCCGGACCGGGTCTGCATGCCGCGCAGGCAGCCCACGCCCGCCACCAGGAAGCTGAAGACCAGCCCCTTGAACATGCCGCCCCAGAAATCGGACATGCCGACGTAGGAGAAGACGCGCGAGGTGAAGGTCACCAGGGGATAGCCCATGGAGAGCATGACCAAGGCCCCGCCCACCAGGCTGGCCAGGTTGAAGAACATGGTCATCAGCGGGACCATGAGCATGGTCGCCAAAAGTTTGGGGACCACCAGGAATCGCATTGGGGAAAGACCCATGGTGGTCAGGGCGTCCAGCTCCTCATTGATCTTCATGGTCCCGATCTCGGCGGCGAAGGCCGAGCCGGAACGGGCGGCCAGGAGAATGGAAGTGACCAGCGGGCCCATCTCGCGGAACATCACAAGGCCGAGCATGTTGGGCACGAATATCTCGCCGCCGAACCGCTGCAGGCTGATCGCCGACTGGAAGGACATGATCAGGCCCATGAGAAATCCGATGAGCACGATGATGAACATGGACTCCACGCCCACGTTTATGCAGGACAGGATGACGTCTTTCCAGCGCACCTTGCCCGGCCGGACGATCACCTGGCCGAGGAGAACCGTGGATTCTCCCACAAAGGCGACCATCTCGCGGATGTTGCGCCAGATCTCGCCGCCACAGATTTCAAGGGATTGGGTAAGACCGCGACGTTCCCTGTCGGTGGCCCGCATCTTGGGCAGCGGAGTGTCCCAGGTCAGGGCCACCAGCCCGCGGTCTTCATCGCGCAGGTTCTGCAGCTCCATGGCCGCACCGCGTTCGGCGCAGAGCTCCTTGACCTTCAGCAACAGCGCCACGCCCGCTCCGTCCATGTAGGTCACGCCCCCGCAGTCTGCGGTCAGTCGCGCAAAGGGTGCCCGGGTAGCGCCTTGAACGGCAGCGTCCCACACCTCGGTGGTGCCTGCCGCGTCCAGACGGCCGGACAGCGTCATGACCAGACCGTCGGCTCTGCTTGAAACGGCGACCTGTGCGTCGGTCTGGCTGCGTTTGTTCTTGGTTCCCATGCGCTTATTCCTTGTTGGATGCCGGGGTTGGCCCCGAACATATCGAATTGTCAGATTATCCGAGGAGTCGGGAAAAGAAAAGTTGTATGTGAAGGGGTGTAATGCCGAGGGCTCCCCTGCGCTTGACACGGGGTGAAAAGAATATTATTCCTTTATTCCATGAATAACAGAAAGATTGACAAACTGGATTTGGAAATCCTGAACATCCTTCAGGAAGACGGAAAGGTTTCCAATGCCGAAATAGCCCGGAAGGTAGGCAAGGCTCCTTCGGCTGTGCTCGAACGCGTGCGCAAGCTGAAGAAGAGCGGTATCATCAAGGGCTATGAATGTATTGTCAACCACAAAACCCTGGGGCGCGGGCTGACCGCGTTCACATCCATTCGCGTGGAAGAGGGCGTGGGCGCCACCGAGGTCGGGCAGAAACTGGCCGAATTCCCGGAGGTTCTGGAAGTTCATTATACCGCAGGGCGGGATTCTTATTTGGTCAAGGTCCGTGTGGAAGACACCGAGGCCTTGCAGGCGACACTGGCGAAGTTCGGCACCATCGGGCCGGTCAGGGACACGAATTCGACCATCGTCCTGACCACGGTCAAGGAGTCACGGGTCATACCGCTACCCCACGAAAAAGACTAGAACACAAGGAGTCAACAATGTCCGCTACACCGACCTCCCTGGACCCGAGAATCATTGCTCGGGGCAGGGAGTTTTTTTCGTCCATTTCCGGCGAATCTCCTTCGGTTTTCAACAAAGGCTGGTGGACCGGAAAGGTCATGGATTGGGCCATGAAAAACGAAGATTTCAAGGTTCAGATGTTCAGATTTGTTGACGTTCTTCCGTATCTGAGTACCTCGGATTCCCTTTCCCGCCATATCGAAGAATATTTCGCGGGAGAGGATTCCAACATCCCGGATGTGCTCAAGTGGGGTGCCACGAAGACCAAGTTCGGTGGCGGGCTGGTGGCCAAGGTCCTGAACAAGACCATCCGGTCCAATATCGAATCCATGGCCCGCCAGTTCATCATCGGGCAGGAGGCCAAGGAGGCGGTCAAGGGCATCAAGAAGCTGCGCAAGGACGGGTTCGCCTTTGTCCTGGACCTGCTCGGCGAGGCCACCGTGTCCGAAGAGGAATCCGCCGCCTACCGTGACGGCTACCTGGAGGTCCTGGACGCCATACATAAGGAATTGGACAAGTGGAAGCCGCTGGACGGCGGCGAGGGCGAGCTGGACTGGGGCAACGCGCCCAAGGTCAACGTTGCGGTCAAGCCCTCGGCCTTCTACTCCCAATCCAAGCCCGTGGATTTGGAAGGCACTGTGGAAGGCATGGTCCGCAGCATCGAGCCTGTCTACAGGAAGGTGATGGAGATGGGCGGTTTCATGTGCATCGACATGGAGCAGCTCAAGTACAAGGAAGCCACGGTGGAGTTGTACAAGCGGCTGCGCCTCAAGTACCCGGATTACCCGCACCTGGGTATCGTCTTCCAGGCCTACCTCAAGTCCGTGGACGAGGACGTCCGGCTGTTCATCGAATGGGCGCGCGAGGTGAACCTCCCGGTCTCCATCCGGCTGGTCAAGGGCGCCTACTGGGATTACGAGACCGTGCTGGCCAAGCAGAACGACTGGCCCGTGCCTGTCTGGACGCACAAGCCCGAGTCCGACATGGCCCACGAGCGCGTTTCCCGATACATCCTCGAAAATCACGACATCTGCCATTTTGCCTGCGCCTCGCACAACATCCGGACCATCTCGGCGGTCATGGAAAACGCGGCTGAGCTGAAGGTCCCCGAGGACCGTTACGAATTCCAGGTCCTCTATGGCATGGCCGAGCCTGTGCGCAAAGGCCTCAAGAACGTGGCCAAACGCGTGCGCCTCTATTGCCCTTACGGCGATCTGCTGCCCGGCATGGCCTACCTGGTTCGCCGCCTGCTCGAGAACACGGCCAACGAATCCTTCCTCAAGCAGACCTTTGCCGACGAGGCGGATATGGACCGGCTCCTGGAAAATCCCGAGGAAACCCTGCGTCGCCAGCTGGAAGGGAAGTGCGTAACGGAACCCGCTCAGACCGAAGGGCTCCCCCGGTTCAAGAACTTCCCGCCAGCGGACTTCACCATCGCGGCAGAGCGCGAGGCCTACCCGGCCTCCATCGCCAAGCTGCGCGCCGCCATAGGCAGGCAGGTCCCGCTGTATATCAACGGCAAGGATGTGGTCACGGACGACACACTGGACTCCTACAACCCGGCCAATCCGGTCGAGATCATCGGTTCCGTGTGCCAGGCGGGCGTGGCCGAGGTGGACGTCGCCGTGGAGGCTGCCCGCGAGGCGTACCTTTCCTGGCGCGACGTGTCGCCCGAGGAGCGCGCCGGAATCCTGCTCAAGGCCGCCGCGTACCTCAAGGCCAACATCCACGACATGTGCGCGCTGCAGGTTCTGGAAGTGGGCAAGCAGTGGGATCAGGCCCAGGCCGACGTGGGCGAGGCCATCGACTTCCTGGAATACTACGCTCGCGAGATGATCCGCCTGGGCAAGCCCCGCCGCATGGGCCGGGCACCTGGCGAGATGAGCCATCTCTTTTATCAGGGCAAGGGTGTGGCCGCGGTCATCGCGCCGTGGAACTTCCCCATGGCCATCTCCGTGGGCATGGTCTCCGCGGCCATCGTCTGCGGCAACCCCGTTGTCTACAAGCCCGCCGGAAGTTCTTCCTGCGTTGGCCGCGCCATGGTCGACATGTGGAAGGCGGCCGGGCTGCCAGACGGCGTGTTCAACTACTGCCCCGGACGCGGTTCGGTGATGGGCGACCATCTGGTGGACCATCCCGACGTTGCGGTCATTGCCTTCACCGGCTCCATGGAAGTGGGGCTGCGCATTCAGGAACGTGCCGCCGTGGCTCAACCCGGCCAGCAGCAGTGCAAGCGGGTCATCGCCGAGATGGGCGGCAAGAACGCGACCATCATCGACGACGACGCGGATCTGGACGAGGCCGTGCTCGGCGTCCTCTATTCCGCCTTCGGGTTCCAGGGCCAGAAATGCTCGGCCTGCTCGCGGGTCATTGTGCTGGACGCCATCTACGATCGTTTCGTCGGCCGCCTGACCCAGGCCGCCAAGTCCATCAAGCTCGGCCCGGCCGAGAACCCGGCCAACTACATGGGCCCGGTTGTGGACAAGGCCGCCCAGACGAACGTGCTGCATTACGTCAAGATCGCCGAGGACGAGGGCAGGGTGCTGGTCAAGCGCAACGTCTCCGACGACCTCAAGGCCACCGGCGGCTGCTATGTGCCGCTGACCATCGTGGAGAACATTACCAAGGAACACCGCATAGCCCAGGAAGAGGTCTTCGGGCCGGTGCTGGCGGTCATGCGCGCCAAAGACATGGACGAGGCTTTGGACA
Protein-coding sequences here:
- a CDS encoding TetR/AcrR family transcriptional regulator, whose product is MTKNTFENLPDEKRQRVLDEATMEFAEHGYHQASVNRIVDRLGIAKGSLFKYFGNKQGLFEHLFSRAVSDFKKPLKAIRDTPDLGFFERIEQSFLAGARFVDGHPNLYRIYLKMLFNENFPLRERFLGEIRGAHAKYLRQLIESGVRDGQLPKDLDVDMAVFTLHAVMDRFLQGYAMPSMDNGLAPATSLPDQARALAVFLRHGLADIPTQE
- a CDS encoding 1,4-dihydroxy-6-naphthoate synthase is translated as MNNELTLGYSPCPNDTFIFHALTKGLVPWSGGLSVTLADVEELNGLASRGALDVVKVSTAAAAGILDEYVLLRAGGAMGYGAGPVLVAGEGRTLESLDGGKVAIPGERTTANLIFGLCCREAGINVTRVPMVFDEVMPAVQAGRVDAGVVIHEGRFTFAERGLSRVLDLGAWWEAHTGLPIPLGAIAIKRSLGMDVARRMNEAIRQSLLFARNEPEAGRDYIRENAQELSEEVIRTHIETFVTDYSLDAGEAGVQAVSRLLAEAGCDRKDIFITL
- a CDS encoding DMT family transporter: MVIADGKSRAFLALGVAVLLWASSFIVLKIAFQRFDPMVVIFGRMFVASICFLLVFRTLKRIDYQPGDWKLLAFMGICEPGFYFVFEAMALTYTDASQAGMICALLPLMVAVAARLTLNEPLTRRTVTGFGLAILGAVVLSSVAEATETASNPVLGNFLEFMAMICACGYMIAFKKLSHRYNPWFLTMIQAFTGSLFYFPLLFLPSTHLPTAFDPVGVTSVLYLGVFVTIGAYGMYNYGMSKIPAGQASSFINLIPVITLVMGLVLLGERLNWMQYAASALVIAGVYVSQDTRSKKPVPAT
- the yjgA gene encoding ribosome biogenesis factor YjgA produces the protein MAKKKPTYLPSDFDEIDDRPSRSQLKRDMTALQQLGADLAALGDKVVKEAGLPPEVEKALLLIKTMTKHEAKRRHMQYVGKLMRTFDTTHVNELVDAAHLGHEVKTKAFRRIEDLRDRLLDGDDDLLQSLFDSHPEEGQRLRQLTLGARREKANSKPPKDTRALFRLLREIEGEE
- a CDS encoding ABC-type transport auxiliary lipoprotein family protein → MKRYHLLLALLVTALAASACVKLGGKPLEKRYYQISPARTAQKADAPRDVILLVRRLSVSDLYSTRELVYRGAEGNVDSDFYNMYFVTPGSMLTTELRRWLSESGLFTHVIEPGSMVVPTLTLEGTVNALYGDYSTEQPAAVVEMQFFVVDESTADNAIVFSRSYTERVPLADAAPQNLIKGLTQGVEHIYANLETDLAAAPLKD
- a CDS encoding MlaD family protein, producing MVRKKDYFKLGLYIILGTGMLLAVVVILGAGRFFQTTYPLETYFDESVNGLSVGSPVKLRGVQVGRVAEINFVSNIYPEANDDEARYVYVRCEINPDLFENLTEDDFISYVARDAKRGMRIRPTSLGLTGQLFLNTIYQDPESNPPLPIDWTPEHAYVPSVPSTLSRVEEAVTTISKTLSSLKQEDLESIIKDVKSIVGTINDFMNTEGGREAGNRMLDILQSTRGILARTDKLLADPAAEQIIPKTASILTGVDRITQESADNIIRAAAETREAIASFKQASQVLSKTLTDPRMDKAMAEIAPTLENMSRASTDLANAVSKVHALVNRLNGVAASQEANVRSIIEDTREVMQNVKELTEDAKRYPSGVIFGTPPNKPHPEGN
- a CDS encoding ATP-binding cassette domain-containing protein, which produces MENTPVISVRNLTCGYGDTVIVDDVTFDINRGEVFIILGGSGCGKSTLLKNMIGLVEPIAGQVWYGDQELTSASGRTREEIIRKFGVMYQMGALFGSMSVVQNVMLPLEEFTDLPPEAVELVAKSKLAMVDMENAAFKMPAALSGGMKKRAAIARAMALDPGILFLDEPGAGLDPISSAVLDELILDLSKNLGITFVIVTHELESIYKIADRVIMLDKEVKSIVAEGDPRVLRDTSENPAVRRFFLRQPDTHGHEPDRQPADQG
- a CDS encoding ABC transporter permease is translated as MGTKNKRSQTDAQVAVSSRADGLVMTLSGRLDAAGTTEVWDAAVQGATRAPFARLTADCGGVTYMDGAGVALLLKVKELCAERGAAMELQNLRDEDRGLVALTWDTPLPKMRATDRERRGLTQSLEICGGEIWRNIREMVAFVGESTVLLGQVIVRPGKVRWKDVILSCINVGVESMFIIVLIGFLMGLIMSFQSAISLQRFGGEIFVPNMLGLVMFREMGPLVTSILLAARSGSAFAAEIGTMKINEELDALTTMGLSPMRFLVVPKLLATMLMVPLMTMFFNLASLVGGALVMLSMGYPLVTFTSRVFSYVGMSDFWGGMFKGLVFSFLVAGVGCLRGMQTRSGASAVGLSTTSAVVSGIILIAFADGIFAVAFYYLNF
- a CDS encoding Lrp/AsnC family transcriptional regulator, whose amino-acid sequence is MNNRKIDKLDLEILNILQEDGKVSNAEIARKVGKAPSAVLERVRKLKKSGIIKGYECIVNHKTLGRGLTAFTSIRVEEGVGATEVGQKLAEFPEVLEVHYTAGRDSYLVKVRVEDTEALQATLAKFGTIGPVRDTNSTIVLTTVKESRVIPLPHEKD
- a CDS encoding proline dehydrogenase family protein produces the protein MSATPTSLDPRIIARGREFFSSISGESPSVFNKGWWTGKVMDWAMKNEDFKVQMFRFVDVLPYLSTSDSLSRHIEEYFAGEDSNIPDVLKWGATKTKFGGGLVAKVLNKTIRSNIESMARQFIIGQEAKEAVKGIKKLRKDGFAFVLDLLGEATVSEEESAAYRDGYLEVLDAIHKELDKWKPLDGGEGELDWGNAPKVNVAVKPSAFYSQSKPVDLEGTVEGMVRSIEPVYRKVMEMGGFMCIDMEQLKYKEATVELYKRLRLKYPDYPHLGIVFQAYLKSVDEDVRLFIEWAREVNLPVSIRLVKGAYWDYETVLAKQNDWPVPVWTHKPESDMAHERVSRYILENHDICHFACASHNIRTISAVMENAAELKVPEDRYEFQVLYGMAEPVRKGLKNVAKRVRLYCPYGDLLPGMAYLVRRLLENTANESFLKQTFADEADMDRLLENPEETLRRQLEGKCVTEPAQTEGLPRFKNFPPADFTIAAEREAYPASIAKLRAAIGRQVPLYINGKDVVTDDTLDSYNPANPVEIIGSVCQAGVAEVDVAVEAAREAYLSWRDVSPEERAGILLKAAAYLKANIHDMCALQVLEVGKQWDQAQADVGEAIDFLEYYAREMIRLGKPRRMGRAPGEMSHLFYQGKGVAAVIAPWNFPMAISVGMVSAAIVCGNPVVYKPAGSSSCVGRAMVDMWKAAGLPDGVFNYCPGRGSVMGDHLVDHPDVAVIAFTGSMEVGLRIQERAAVAQPGQQQCKRVIAEMGGKNATIIDDDADLDEAVLGVLYSAFGFQGQKCSACSRVIVLDAIYDRFVGRLTQAAKSIKLGPAENPANYMGPVVDKAAQTNVLHYVKIAEDEGRVLVKRNVSDDLKATGGCYVPLTIVENITKEHRIAQEEVFGPVLAVMRAKDMDEALDIANSTKFALTGAIYSRSPHNLERAYREFRVGNLYLNKYSTGALVERHAFGGFKMSGVGSKSGGPDYLLQFMDPRIVCENTMRRGFAPIEEDDDWLS